In one window of Synechococcus sp. M16CYN DNA:
- the ilvB gene encoding biosynthetic-type acetolactate synthase large subunit has translation MSGAAALMDALRRHGVNTIFGYPGGAILPIYDALHIAENEGWVKHFLVRHEQAGAHAADAYARVTGRVGVCFGTSGPGATNLVTGIATAQMDSVPMVIITGQVARPAIGTDAFQETDIFGITLPIVKHSWVVRDPADLGSVVAQAFLIAASGRPGPVLIDVPKDVGQEIFDYVPVEPGSIVPHGFHQPEPPIDTALNAALDLIEASHRPLLYVGGGAISAGSHDSLRVIAERFQIPVTTTLMGKGAFDENDSLAVGMLGMHGTAYANFAVTECDLLIAVGARFDDRVTGKLDTFAPKARVIHFEIDPTEISKNRLADVAVLGDLSLSMVRLVELSLQRQKKSRTSAWLEQIEGWKHRYPLTVPPKAGDLYPQEVLIAIRDLAPNAIVTTDVGQHQMWAAQYLRNGPRNWISSAGLGTMGFGMPAAIGAQVACPNAQVICIAGDASILMNIQELGTIASYGLPVKVVIVNNRWQGMVRQWQESFYDERYSSSDMLKGMPDFAALARSFGVNGIKITERESLHRDLEAALNSTEPALIDISVRRGENCYPMVPPGKSNAQMVGLPSHPKPSMDTTVQRCSSCGTVTFREHRFCPQCGMSL, from the coding sequence ATGTCGGGGGCAGCTGCTCTCATGGACGCTTTACGGCGCCATGGAGTTAACACGATCTTCGGATACCCCGGCGGCGCGATCCTGCCGATTTATGATGCACTCCATATTGCCGAAAACGAGGGGTGGGTTAAACACTTTCTCGTGCGCCACGAACAAGCTGGAGCTCATGCAGCTGATGCCTACGCCCGAGTGACCGGCAGGGTAGGTGTTTGCTTCGGGACTTCAGGACCTGGAGCCACCAACCTTGTCACCGGTATCGCTACGGCCCAAATGGACTCGGTTCCCATGGTGATAATCACTGGCCAGGTAGCACGTCCGGCCATCGGTACAGACGCCTTCCAGGAAACCGATATCTTTGGCATCACCCTTCCCATTGTAAAGCATTCATGGGTGGTGCGCGATCCTGCAGATTTGGGCTCGGTTGTGGCACAGGCGTTTCTGATTGCAGCCAGTGGACGGCCAGGGCCGGTGCTAATTGATGTACCTAAAGACGTTGGTCAAGAAATATTTGATTACGTGCCGGTGGAGCCTGGTTCCATCGTTCCCCACGGTTTTCATCAGCCTGAACCTCCAATCGACACTGCGCTCAATGCAGCACTCGATCTGATCGAGGCCTCTCATCGTCCGTTGCTATACGTTGGGGGTGGCGCAATCTCTGCTGGATCTCACGATAGCCTGCGGGTGATTGCCGAGCGTTTTCAGATCCCCGTCACTACCACTTTGATGGGTAAAGGTGCCTTTGATGAAAACGATTCGCTTGCGGTTGGCATGCTCGGTATGCACGGTACTGCTTACGCCAACTTTGCTGTCACGGAATGTGACTTATTGATTGCCGTTGGAGCGCGATTTGATGATCGTGTTACAGGTAAACTGGACACCTTCGCCCCGAAAGCACGGGTAATTCACTTCGAGATTGATCCAACGGAGATTAGTAAAAACCGTCTCGCTGATGTAGCGGTCCTTGGGGATTTGAGCTTGAGTATGGTAAGGCTAGTGGAATTGAGCCTGCAGCGTCAAAAAAAATCTCGCACCTCCGCTTGGTTAGAGCAAATCGAAGGCTGGAAGCACCGTTATCCTCTTACAGTTCCTCCGAAAGCGGGGGACCTTTATCCACAGGAAGTGCTAATAGCGATACGAGATCTGGCTCCAAACGCAATAGTGACAACTGATGTTGGTCAACATCAGATGTGGGCAGCCCAGTACCTTCGCAATGGTCCACGGAACTGGATAAGCAGTGCTGGCCTTGGGACTATGGGTTTCGGTATGCCTGCTGCAATAGGGGCTCAGGTGGCCTGCCCTAACGCTCAAGTGATATGCATTGCCGGTGATGCCAGCATCCTAATGAACATTCAAGAGCTAGGAACTATCGCATCCTATGGACTACCCGTAAAGGTGGTAATAGTGAACAACCGCTGGCAGGGCATGGTGCGTCAGTGGCAGGAAAGCTTTTACGATGAGCGATACTCCTCTTCAGACATGCTTAAAGGCATGCCTGACTTTGCTGCGTTGGCGCGTTCCTTTGGTGTTAACGGCATAAAAATTACTGAACGGGAATCATTACATCGTGATCTCGAAGCGGCGCTCAACTCTACTGAGCCAGCACTAATTGATATCTCTGTCCGCCGAGGTGAGAACTGCTACCCAATGGTCCCGCCAGGCAAAAGCAACGCTCAAATGGTTGGCTTACCATCCCATCCGAAGCCATCAATGGATACAACAGTGCAGAGATGTTCATCCTGCGGTACCGTTACATTTCGTGAACACCGGTTCTGTCCCCAGTGTGGCATGTCCCTTTGA
- a CDS encoding GIVxVP protein, whose protein sequence is MASNRIARGIVLVPCLLLGGTFLATAAWGKGAAADNKNLALVIGIVLVLAGLLSQWPFSEGLAPKRSDKFNDAP, encoded by the coding sequence ATGGCTAGTAATAGGATTGCCCGGGGTATTGTCTTGGTGCCTTGCCTCCTTCTTGGCGGAACCTTTTTAGCTACCGCAGCCTGGGGAAAAGGGGCCGCGGCGGACAACAAGAACTTGGCGCTTGTCATTGGTATTGTCCTCGTACTTGCTGGTCTACTATCTCAGTGGCCTTTCTCGGAGGGTCTAGCGCCCAAGAGGTCAGACAAATTTAATGATGCTCCATGA
- a CDS encoding methyltransferase domain-containing protein, with translation MTSFLRLLAYRNRWIYDSVTAVSSLAVGGVQRLRGLGLEALKERLEPGAAVLDLCCGSGEAAAPWIDAGYAITGLDLSPRALDLAVQRYPLMQRVEGLAEDPPFADQSFAAIQLSVALHEFPRTEREQVLKGTLRLLKPGGWLVLIDLHMANPLMRFPQRLFCALFETETATAMLEDNLPAQLSALGFTDVEQQLLAGKALQRIIARRP, from the coding sequence ATGACCTCCTTTTTGCGCCTACTGGCTTACCGTAATCGTTGGATTTACGATAGCGTTACTGCTGTGTCATCCCTCGCTGTCGGAGGAGTTCAGCGGTTGCGAGGGCTGGGACTTGAAGCGCTGAAAGAACGCTTAGAGCCCGGTGCTGCGGTGCTTGATCTGTGTTGCGGCAGTGGTGAAGCTGCAGCTCCCTGGATCGATGCTGGATATGCCATAACCGGACTGGATCTATCACCGCGAGCTCTAGACTTAGCAGTACAGCGATACCCTCTGATGCAGCGGGTGGAGGGTTTGGCAGAGGATCCGCCTTTCGCTGATCAGAGTTTCGCCGCCATTCAACTCAGCGTTGCCCTTCACGAATTCCCTCGAACTGAACGAGAACAGGTCTTGAAGGGGACCCTGCGCCTCCTGAAACCTGGAGGATGGCTTGTCTTGATAGATCTTCACATGGCTAACCCACTGATGCGGTTTCCCCAGCGTTTATTCTGCGCCTTGTTCGAGACCGAGACCGCCACCGCCATGCTAGAGGACAACCTACCGGCTCAGCTATCGGCCCTCGGTTTTACCGACGTAGAGCAACAGTTGCTGGCAGGTAAGGCCTTGCAACGGATCATCGCTCGGCGCCCATGA
- a CDS encoding S1 RNA-binding domain-containing protein, which translates to MAAAVSSQPNRPKTPQQAANKPLQVVSIKRKEEQNQLRRKVDKTQLAAEATTKEAKLSEENVVLAGPPQIWQSHGHSDFSNRTCVEVDAIGDISMADVMGSTGSKLKQKRDDESRNVEDCDFDEAAFLAALDEKDPIGSTGEIIKGAIIAVESDGVYVDIGGKAPGFMPKKEAGLGVVTDFQERFPKGLEVEVLVTREQNADGMVTVSRRALQLRKSWDKVKVLEQEGKVAQVIVSGFNRGGVTCDLEGLRGFIPRSQLQDGSNYQELVGKTLGVAFIEVNSETRKLVLSEKRVAVAARFQELKVGQLVEGFVVSVKPYGLFIDLGGISGLLHQSAITNGNLRFIHEVFKQGDWVNALITNLDPGRGRIGLNTALLEGPPGELLIDKTKVMAEAASRAHRAQNMLKQKEQSAG; encoded by the coding sequence ATGGCCGCAGCCGTCAGTTCGCAGCCCAATCGCCCTAAAACACCTCAGCAGGCTGCCAATAAGCCCCTGCAGGTGGTAAGTATCAAACGTAAAGAGGAACAAAATCAACTCCGGCGTAAGGTGGATAAAACCCAACTGGCAGCCGAAGCTACTACCAAAGAAGCAAAGCTATCAGAGGAGAACGTCGTGTTGGCCGGGCCGCCACAGATCTGGCAATCGCACGGTCACTCTGACTTCAGCAATAGAACCTGTGTAGAGGTGGATGCCATAGGAGACATATCCATGGCGGACGTCATGGGATCAACCGGCAGTAAGCTCAAACAAAAGCGGGATGACGAGTCTCGCAACGTTGAAGATTGCGATTTCGACGAGGCGGCCTTTCTAGCTGCCCTTGATGAAAAGGATCCGATTGGGAGTACCGGTGAGATAATTAAAGGTGCCATCATTGCCGTTGAGAGTGATGGCGTTTATGTGGATATCGGGGGTAAAGCTCCGGGATTCATGCCAAAAAAAGAGGCGGGACTTGGTGTAGTTACTGATTTTCAAGAGCGTTTCCCCAAGGGACTTGAAGTCGAAGTTTTAGTTACTCGTGAACAAAATGCCGATGGCATGGTCACTGTCAGCCGTCGCGCGTTGCAACTGCGCAAGAGTTGGGACAAAGTGAAGGTTCTGGAGCAGGAAGGAAAGGTAGCGCAGGTGATTGTGAGCGGCTTCAACCGCGGTGGCGTCACTTGTGACTTAGAAGGTCTTCGAGGGTTCATCCCCCGCTCTCAGTTGCAGGACGGTAGCAATTATCAGGAGCTTGTGGGGAAAACCCTTGGAGTCGCCTTTATCGAAGTGAACTCCGAAACCCGAAAGCTGGTGCTTTCCGAAAAACGCGTAGCTGTCGCTGCTCGTTTTCAAGAGCTTAAAGTGGGGCAACTTGTGGAAGGTTTTGTTGTCTCGGTTAAGCCTTACGGCTTATTCATTGACCTTGGCGGCATTAGTGGATTGCTGCATCAATCAGCCATTACTAATGGCAATCTTCGATTCATTCATGAGGTCTTCAAACAAGGGGATTGGGTAAATGCCCTCATTACTAATTTGGATCCCGGTCGGGGGCGTATTGGCCTCAATACAGCACTCCTTGAAGGGCCTCCCGGCGAATTATTGATTGATAAAACCAAGGTGATGGCCGAAGCAGCAAGCCGAGCTCATCGCGCCCAAAATATGCTCAAGCAAAAAGAACAGTCGGCTGGATGA
- the hemH gene encoding ferrochelatase, protein MPRVGVVLLNLGGPERIQDVGPFLYNLFADPEIIRLPSPSLQKPLAWLISTLRSGKSQAAYRSIGGGSPLRRITEQQARELQSLLRQRGINATSYVAMRYWHPFTESAVADLKADGMDQVVVLPLYPHFSISTSGSSFRELQRLRRGDPSFEKLPIRCIRSWFDHPGYVRAMAELIAAEIYNSDVPEEAHVFFSAHGVPKSYVEEAGDPYQDEIENCTCLIMDKLTELVGHANPHTLAYQSRVGPVEWLQPYTEEALEALGQAKTRDLVVVPISFVSEHIETLEEIDIEYRDLAAKAGVVNFRRVRALGTYRPFIEGLADLVSTSLDGPEVSLDVAAELPSKVKLYPQEKWEWGWSNSSEVWNGRLAMIGFFAFLLELISGKGPLHALGLF, encoded by the coding sequence ATGCCCCGTGTCGGCGTCGTCCTGCTGAATTTGGGTGGACCAGAACGGATCCAGGATGTCGGACCATTTCTGTACAATCTGTTCGCAGATCCAGAAATTATTCGTCTACCTAGTCCTTCCCTGCAAAAACCATTGGCTTGGTTAATCAGCACCCTCCGCAGTGGTAAGTCCCAAGCAGCCTACCGGTCCATCGGCGGAGGCTCTCCTTTGCGGCGCATCACTGAACAACAGGCGCGAGAGCTTCAGAGCCTGCTGCGACAGCGGGGCATTAATGCCACAAGTTACGTGGCCATGCGTTACTGGCACCCCTTCACGGAGTCGGCGGTGGCTGATCTTAAAGCCGATGGGATGGATCAGGTGGTTGTCTTACCGCTATATCCCCATTTCTCGATCAGTACGAGCGGATCGAGTTTCCGCGAGCTGCAACGTTTGAGACGGGGGGATCCGAGCTTTGAAAAGTTGCCAATTCGTTGCATTCGCAGCTGGTTTGATCACCCCGGTTATGTGCGAGCGATGGCGGAGCTGATCGCTGCTGAGATCTATAACAGTGACGTTCCCGAAGAAGCTCACGTCTTTTTTAGCGCGCATGGAGTACCCAAGAGCTATGTGGAAGAAGCCGGTGATCCTTACCAAGATGAAATCGAAAACTGCACGTGCCTCATAATGGACAAGCTAACTGAGCTGGTTGGCCATGCCAATCCCCATACCCTCGCTTATCAAAGTCGTGTTGGTCCTGTTGAGTGGCTCCAGCCTTATACAGAGGAGGCCCTTGAGGCATTGGGTCAAGCAAAAACTCGGGATTTGGTTGTTGTTCCGATAAGCTTTGTGAGCGAACACATCGAGACCCTTGAAGAAATTGATATCGAATATCGAGACCTAGCTGCTAAAGCCGGCGTCGTAAACTTCCGCCGCGTTCGTGCTCTTGGTACATACAGACCATTCATTGAGGGTTTAGCCGACCTGGTCTCAACTAGTCTTGATGGTCCTGAGGTCAGCCTTGATGTGGCGGCTGAGTTACCTAGTAAGGTGAAGCTTTATCCCCAAGAAAAGTGGGAATGGGGGTGGAGTAATAGCTCGGAAGTTTGGAATGGTAGATTGGCGATGATTGGTTTTTTCGCCTTTCTTCTTGAGCTTATTAGTGGAAAAGGGCCACTCCACGCTTTGGGGCTATTCTAG
- the pgeF gene encoding peptidoglycan editing factor PgeF, whose product MTGSAVDPFDRHDINFNTLQDWSWIGCYGGYYLQSDLLYNASFEHGFFTRLWQGRGPDELAGYISAGVTVHRTQQVHSGRVLPASKAKGDPWPEADGLVSDQGGQSLWVCGADCTPVLIADPITGHAAACHVGWRGVAARILPEAIRQLETVGAKRSDLLIALGPAISGVCYQVGGEVIDAVTNSLISHHNQNIQSHRISLQAEVLLPDDMSECQRLDIRGAATIQLCQEGIKTDKISRCPLCTLDNPNLFHSWRRDQVEAVQWSGIVAQASVTS is encoded by the coding sequence ATGACGGGTTCAGCGGTCGATCCCTTTGATCGTCACGACATTAACTTCAACACGCTCCAAGACTGGAGCTGGATTGGCTGCTATGGGGGGTATTACCTCCAATCTGACCTTCTCTACAATGCAAGTTTTGAACATGGCTTTTTCACTCGTTTGTGGCAGGGACGTGGACCGGATGAACTTGCTGGTTACATCAGTGCAGGAGTAACTGTTCACCGAACTCAACAAGTTCACAGTGGACGTGTGCTCCCCGCCAGCAAAGCCAAGGGAGATCCATGGCCAGAAGCTGACGGCTTGGTGAGCGATCAGGGAGGACAGAGTCTTTGGGTCTGTGGGGCAGATTGCACCCCAGTGCTAATTGCTGATCCCATTACGGGACATGCTGCAGCGTGTCACGTTGGTTGGCGTGGCGTTGCGGCCAGAATTCTTCCGGAGGCAATACGGCAGCTAGAAACGGTTGGTGCTAAACGATCTGATCTTCTGATCGCTTTGGGCCCAGCTATCAGCGGGGTTTGCTACCAAGTCGGAGGCGAAGTTATCGATGCTGTGACCAACAGTCTGATATCGCACCACAATCAAAATATCCAGTCCCATCGGATTTCTTTGCAGGCAGAGGTTCTATTGCCCGACGATATGTCAGAATGTCAACGTCTTGATATACGTGGTGCGGCAACTATTCAGCTCTGCCAAGAAGGCATCAAAACCGACAAAATCAGTCGCTGCCCTTTGTGCACACTAGACAATCCAAATTTGTTTCATTCGTGGCGGCGTGATCAGGTAGAAGCAGTCCAATGGAGTGGCATTGTCGCTCAGGCATCAGTGACTAGCTGA
- the pyrH gene encoding UMP kinase, with product MSYTRVLLKLSGEALMGSQGYGIDPAIVHSIAKDVAKVVASGTQLAIVVGGGNIFRGLKGSAAGMERATADYVGMLATVMNAIALQDGLERAGVPTRVQTAIAMQEVAEPYIRRKAMRHLEKGRVVVFGAGCGNPFFTTDTTAALRAAEINADVVFKATKVDGVYDKDPAKYADAVKHDYLSYQDVLSGELGVMDATAISLCKDNNIPIVVFDLLEHGNIDKAVAGQPIGSRIGNYA from the coding sequence ATGAGCTACACACGCGTCCTACTGAAACTCAGCGGCGAAGCCCTGATGGGTTCTCAGGGGTATGGCATTGACCCCGCTATAGTCCATTCTATTGCAAAAGACGTTGCCAAAGTGGTGGCGTCCGGCACCCAATTGGCTATCGTCGTCGGTGGAGGCAACATTTTTCGTGGCCTCAAAGGCTCAGCTGCGGGGATGGAGAGAGCCACCGCTGATTACGTTGGGATGCTGGCTACGGTGATGAATGCAATTGCATTGCAAGACGGCTTAGAGCGGGCCGGAGTCCCTACGCGTGTGCAAACTGCCATTGCAATGCAAGAGGTGGCTGAGCCCTATATCCGACGAAAGGCCATGCGTCACCTAGAGAAAGGACGTGTTGTGGTGTTCGGAGCCGGCTGCGGCAATCCTTTCTTTACTACAGATACTACCGCTGCTCTGCGCGCAGCTGAAATTAACGCTGATGTAGTATTCAAAGCCACCAAGGTGGATGGCGTATACGACAAGGACCCAGCTAAATACGCTGACGCTGTAAAACATGATTATTTAAGTTACCAAGATGTTCTGAGCGGAGAGCTTGGTGTTATGGATGCCACCGCAATCTCTCTATGCAAAGACAATAACATTCCGATTGTCGTGTTCGACCTATTGGAACATGGCAACATCGATAAAGCGGTTGCAGGACAACCAATCGGTTCACGAATCGGCAATTACGCTTAA
- a CDS encoding FAD-dependent protein has product MIRLSELRLPLDHGEGALTKAVLKRLHVPADQVLEQRLVKRSVDARHHDQIKLVYSVDVRVRGEATLLKRLRHKSAICRVSDVRYKPVTFAPQGFFRTNDQRPVVIGAGPCGYFAALLLAQMGFQPLLLERGQSIRPRTLQTFAFWRGESRFNPESNAQFGEGGAGTFSDGKLYSQVSDPEHYGRKVLEELVASGANKEILTSQRPHIGTFKLATVVRGLRARIEALGGEIRFASRVEKLRLEVCLGEKPYQLVGLELANGKFISCRHLVLAPGHSARDCFAMLEQIGVELETKPFSIGIRIEHPQSLINTARWGTFAGHPRLGPAEYKLVHHASNGRCVYSFCMCPGGLVIGATSEEGGVVTNGMSQHSRNERNANSGLVMTLKPEDLYPYARYPEDPLAGIALQRDLEQRAYRLGGSTYAAPAQRLGDFLANRPSMHLGSVEASYQPGIRPSDLSDLLPQSMTMALREALPVFARRISGYDHPDAVLTGVETRTSSPVRIPRDTALESTNVSGLIPAGEGAGYAGGILSAGIDGIRSAEALALQLVTDA; this is encoded by the coding sequence ATGATACGCCTAAGTGAGTTGAGGTTACCGCTTGATCATGGCGAGGGGGCGCTTACCAAGGCCGTGCTTAAGCGGTTGCATGTACCTGCCGATCAAGTACTAGAACAACGACTTGTCAAACGCAGCGTGGACGCGCGTCATCACGATCAAATTAAACTCGTCTACTCCGTTGATGTGCGCGTTCGAGGGGAGGCTACTCTACTAAAACGTCTCAGGCATAAGTCGGCGATTTGTCGAGTTTCAGACGTCCGCTATAAACCTGTAACCTTTGCTCCACAAGGATTCTTTAGAACCAATGATCAGCGGCCTGTGGTGATTGGGGCTGGTCCCTGCGGCTACTTCGCTGCTTTACTCCTGGCCCAGATGGGCTTTCAGCCACTCCTACTAGAACGAGGCCAGTCTATTAGACCGCGTACCTTGCAAACCTTTGCGTTCTGGCGGGGAGAATCAAGATTTAATCCTGAATCCAACGCGCAATTCGGCGAGGGTGGAGCCGGAACTTTCTCCGATGGGAAGCTCTACAGTCAAGTAAGTGATCCTGAGCATTACGGGCGCAAGGTACTTGAAGAGTTAGTAGCTAGTGGCGCCAACAAGGAGATCCTTACCTCACAACGCCCTCATATCGGCACTTTCAAGCTAGCCACGGTAGTCCGCGGGCTGCGAGCTCGAATTGAGGCTTTGGGTGGAGAAATTCGTTTTGCCAGCCGTGTAGAAAAATTACGTCTTGAAGTATGCCTGGGGGAAAAGCCCTACCAGCTTGTCGGCCTTGAACTGGCTAACGGCAAGTTTATCTCCTGCCGACACCTTGTTTTGGCTCCTGGTCACTCTGCCCGAGATTGTTTTGCAATGCTTGAACAAATTGGCGTCGAGTTAGAGACAAAACCATTTTCAATTGGGATTCGCATCGAACATCCTCAATCACTGATCAATACGGCTCGCTGGGGCACTTTTGCCGGCCACCCTAGGCTTGGCCCCGCAGAGTACAAGCTGGTTCATCATGCCAGCAACGGTCGCTGTGTCTACAGCTTCTGCATGTGTCCCGGCGGCTTGGTTATCGGAGCTACGTCAGAAGAAGGAGGAGTGGTGACTAATGGCATGAGTCAACACTCTCGGAACGAGCGCAATGCTAACAGTGGACTGGTGATGACGCTTAAACCAGAGGACTTGTATCCCTACGCACGGTATCCAGAAGACCCCCTAGCAGGAATTGCGCTCCAACGAGACCTCGAACAACGAGCCTATCGACTTGGCGGTAGCACCTACGCTGCACCTGCCCAGCGGTTAGGAGATTTCCTAGCAAATCGCCCATCTATGCACCTCGGATCAGTTGAAGCGTCCTACCAACCGGGAATTCGGCCATCCGATCTGAGTGACCTGCTTCCTCAATCTATGACTATGGCGTTACGGGAGGCCTTACCCGTTTTTGCCCGCCGCATATCAGGTTATGATCATCCTGATGCAGTTTTAACAGGTGTAGAGACGCGGACATCCTCTCCGGTACGGATTCCACGTGATACTGCGTTAGAATCGACTAATGTAAGTGGATTGATTCCGGCGGGTGAGGGGGCTGGCTATGCTGGCGGTATTCTCTCGGCTGGGATTGATGGAATTCGTTCTGCCGAGGCACTAGCACTTCAGCTAGTCACTGATGCCTGA
- the cobO gene encoding cob(I)yrinic acid a,c-diamide adenosyltransferase yields the protein MINNASKTNDLDRSAAGLGMGGYLAPERDDTSYRKRMERRQQVQRQRVEERNKESGLVMVFTGQGKGKTTASLGLVLRTLGHGKRVAVIQFIKGSWEPGEARALQVFGDRVVWRALGEGFTWETQDRARDQHLVREAWRIALNYLRDAKIQLVVLDEINVAIKLGYITVETVLAGVRERPRLTHVVLTGRGAPSQLIENADLVTEMTLIHHPFREQGVKAQVGVEF from the coding sequence ATGATCAACAACGCTTCTAAAACTAACGACCTAGACCGATCTGCTGCCGGTCTTGGCATGGGTGGGTACCTGGCCCCTGAGCGAGATGATACTAGCTATCGCAAACGCATGGAACGGCGCCAGCAGGTGCAGCGCCAACGCGTCGAAGAACGCAACAAAGAGAGTGGATTGGTGATGGTTTTCACCGGCCAGGGTAAGGGTAAAACCACGGCCTCCCTTGGGCTCGTCTTACGCACCCTTGGCCATGGAAAACGCGTGGCTGTGATTCAATTCATCAAGGGAAGCTGGGAACCTGGTGAAGCCCGAGCACTGCAGGTCTTCGGCGATCGAGTAGTTTGGCGTGCCCTTGGAGAGGGATTCACCTGGGAAACACAAGACCGCGCGCGCGACCAGCATCTTGTGAGGGAAGCTTGGCGGATTGCCCTAAATTATCTCCGCGACGCGAAGATACAGCTTGTGGTACTTGATGAGATAAATGTAGCAATTAAGCTCGGTTACATCACGGTCGAAACTGTTTTAGCGGGGGTCCGAGAGCGGCCCAGACTTACCCATGTCGTCCTTACCGGCAGAGGCGCACCGAGTCAGCTGATAGAAAACGCTGATCTCGTGACAGAAATGACCCTGATTCACCATCCGTTTCGTGAACAAGGCGTGAAAGCCCAGGTCGGAGTCGAATTTTAA
- a CDS encoding nuclease, with translation MWHVPLIRIFLLLGLVLSCNVVPAFAAEVLHVQGGPLLQVGDRNRTYTIELACVEIVPEQESEALEWLRQRLPRRRRVNLQPIGSSNGQLLARVTPIGEEKSLSTGLIDAGLATDSCLAEPG, from the coding sequence GTGTGGCATGTCCCTTTGATTCGAATCTTTCTACTACTTGGCTTGGTACTTTCTTGCAATGTCGTACCAGCGTTCGCTGCAGAGGTACTACATGTACAAGGTGGACCGCTTCTCCAAGTAGGAGATCGCAATCGCACCTACACAATTGAGTTAGCCTGTGTTGAAATTGTGCCGGAACAGGAATCAGAAGCTCTCGAATGGTTACGTCAACGGTTGCCTCGCCGTCGTCGCGTAAATCTTCAACCTATCGGATCTAGTAATGGCCAGCTTTTAGCCCGTGTGACTCCAATCGGTGAGGAAAAAAGTCTAAGCACAGGCCTGATAGATGCAGGTTTGGCAACGGACAGCTGTTTAGCGGAGCCTGGATAA
- a CDS encoding Tab2/Atab2 family RNA-binding protein: MKTAKKKGADWELDFYSRPVLESDGHKRWELLITTTPLANDNVAPFRFAKICPSGEVNSLWLSKALSEARGQAIEAGFGEPACLRCWRSSMRTMVQRAAKEQNLEVISSRRTFALIDWLEQRAREVYPQEKGFMTGPLALPPALIPAPALPLPEEVQGEAWAWATLPASLLRDANDWPMSFSGLLPLPKGIKDQAQVPGLRLFSQTRSLAMAGWFGGLEPVRLIVEGRQLILEAGQDDRWLVSDLDGYTAQRVASELDACQEDVGGLQFIAIQSNPDEQAFAGFWMMRDIHIA, from the coding sequence ATGAAAACGGCCAAAAAAAAAGGAGCTGACTGGGAACTTGATTTTTATTCCAGACCAGTCCTTGAGTCAGATGGTCACAAACGCTGGGAGCTGTTGATCACTACAACACCACTAGCTAACGATAATGTAGCCCCCTTCCGTTTTGCCAAAATCTGTCCCTCGGGAGAGGTGAATTCTCTTTGGCTTAGCAAAGCACTCTCTGAAGCTCGAGGTCAGGCAATTGAAGCCGGTTTTGGCGAACCTGCTTGCCTGCGCTGTTGGCGCAGCTCGATGCGAACCATGGTGCAGCGAGCGGCGAAGGAACAAAATTTGGAGGTCATTTCTAGCCGTCGCACCTTCGCCTTGATTGATTGGCTTGAGCAGCGTGCGAGAGAGGTTTATCCCCAAGAAAAAGGTTTTATGACAGGCCCTCTTGCTCTGCCACCTGCGCTAATCCCTGCCCCAGCACTTCCTCTTCCAGAAGAGGTTCAAGGTGAAGCCTGGGCATGGGCAACTCTTCCCGCTAGTCTACTCCGTGACGCCAACGACTGGCCCATGAGCTTTAGCGGGCTGCTTCCATTGCCGAAAGGCATTAAGGACCAGGCCCAAGTCCCAGGGCTTCGACTGTTTAGCCAAACCCGCTCCTTAGCCATGGCTGGATGGTTTGGAGGTTTAGAGCCAGTGCGCTTGATCGTAGAAGGGCGCCAATTAATTCTGGAAGCGGGACAAGACGACCGTTGGTTAGTGAGTGATCTTGATGGTTATACAGCTCAGAGGGTCGCTTCAGAACTGGACGCATGCCAGGAGGATGTAGGCGGCCTTCAATTCATTGCGATCCAGTCTAATCCAGATGAGCAAGCCTTTGCCGGCTTCTGGATGATGCGTGACATCCACATTGCATGA